A portion of the Cervus elaphus chromosome X, mCerEla1.1, whole genome shotgun sequence genome contains these proteins:
- the CCDC160 gene encoding coiled-coil domain-containing protein 160 — translation MDARRKHWKENMFAPLFSAQDILDEAAQLESSSEQMTLDKAKRMEGIFNLSSRKFLEENKFKRKEFISQPNENEQESNLIERKINISKSEADTNSASCESSNLDIATEESFNGTEELPAWGTKELSTPPQKDKKKKFTEGMSPKLRLNLLNEELEVLNMKCRKIEEEFESAEKELLNSKKEVSAKPLNFQEAGVETSKKDWELQALRNDLSEKATNVKNLTEELQQAKEVIHKLSLENKDLKEAVRKLKRQTEVGNALLKEEMKLYYELEMEKIHGELNAIKNELRTEKTLQARNNRALELLRKHFASVTPAGASDNFMGDFF, via the coding sequence ATGGACGCTAGGAGAAAACACTGGAAGGAGAATATGTTTGCTCCTCTTTTCAGTGCACAGGATATTCTAGACGAAGCTGCTCAGCTTGAATCTTCTTCTGAACAAATGACTTTAGATAAGGCCAAGAGAATGGAAGGAATATTTAATTTGTCTAGTAGAaagtttctagaagaaaataaatttaaaaggaaagaatttaTTTCCCAACCAAATGAAAATGAGCAAGAATCAAATTTAatagagagaaagataaacatttcAAAGAGTGAGGCAGACACAAATTCTGCCTCTTGTGAATCATCTAATTTGGACATTGCAACTGAAGAAAGCTTTAATGGCACAGAAGAGCTTCCTGCCTGGGGTACAAAGGAGTTATCAACTCCAccacaaaaagacaagaaaaagaaattcactgaAGGAATGTCTCCAAAACTTCGCCTGAATCTTTTGAATGAAGAGCTGGAAGTGCTTAATATGAAATGcagaaaaattgaagaggaatttGAAAGTGCAGAAAAAGAACTTTTGAACTCCAAAAAAGAAGTCTCCGCAAAACCCCTAAATTTTCAAGAAGCAGGGGTGGAAACTTCCAAGAAAGACTGGGAGCTTCAAGCTTTAAGAAATGACCTCTCTGAAAAAGCAACAAATGTTAAAAACTTAACTGAAGAGCTCCAGCAAGCCAAAGAGGTCATCCACAAGTTGAGCCTTGAGAACAAGGATTTAAAAGAAGCTGTTAGGAAGTTAAAGCGGCAGACTGAGGTTGGAAATGCACTcctaaaagaagaaatgaaattgtattatgaattagaaatggaaaagatccATGGAGAGCTCAATGCCATCAAGAATGAACTGAGAACAGAGAAGACCCTACAAGCAAGAAATAACAGAGCCCTGGAGTTGCTTAGGAAACACTTTGCTTCTGTAACGCCGGCAGGTGCCTCTGACAACTTTATGGGGGAttttttctaa